AGCGGCATGGCGGCGGCGGGCGCGGCGGGCCTCGGGTTCGCGCTGTACCGCCGCAAGCAGAACGGCTGAGTGTGATCTGACAGCGGTACGTCTGACAGCGGTACGACGATGGGGCACCCCGCAAGAGCGGGGTGCCCCATTCTCGTACCGCCTGCGAGGGTCTCAGACCCCGATGTCGCAGCCGTCCTCGCGCCACACCGAGACGACGGCCGGGCGGACGATCTTCCCGGGACCGTCGGGCCAGGCGCTCGCCGGCTTCTCCACGGACGCGCCGTCGACCTCACCCGGGTGCTGCACGGAGACGAGGACGCGCCGGTCCTGGACGAGCGGGCCGCACGTCTCCGCGCCGGTCGGCATCGTCAGGAACTGCTTGAGCTCACCGCGCCGGTCGCCGCGCGTGGCGACACCGAACAGGCCGTCGTGCGAGCCGAGTTGGTTGCCGTCGGTGGAGATCCACAGGTTGCCGTGCGGGTCGAAGGCGACGTTGTCCGGGCAGGAGATCGGGGAGACCCGCTCCTTGGGGAAGCCCGCGAAGTACGTGGCGGGGTCGTTCGGGTCACCGGCGACGAGGAACAGCGACCAGGCGAACGTCGTCGCGTCCGCGCGGTTGCGGCGCTCGGTCAGCTCCAGGATCTGCCCGTGCTTGTTGAGGTTGCGCGGATTGGCCTCGTCGGCGCCCGCCTTGCCCGCCTTGCCCCGGTCGGAGTTGTTGGTGAGCGCGACGTACACCTTGCCGGTGTGCGGCGACGGCTCGATGTCCTCGGGCCGGTCCATCTTCGTGGCGCCCACCTTGTCACCGGCGAAGCGCGTGAAGACGTACACCTCCTCGGCGGTCATGCCGTCGACGTGGCTGACGGCCTTGCCGCCGGGCCCGGCGGTGGCGAGCGGAATCCACTTGCCGCTGCCGTCGAACTCGCCGTCGTCGGGGAGCGTGCCCTTCCCGTCGATCTCATCAGCAGGCGAGTCACCGGTCAGCTTGGCGACGTAGAGCGTCCCCTCGTCGAGCAGGGTCAGGTTGTGCTCGTGGGCGGCGCGGGACGTGCCCTTGGCCATGCGCTTGCTGCTGACGAACTTGTAGAAGTAGTCGAACTTCTCGTCGTCGCCCATGTAGACCACGGGGCGGCCGTCGTGCGTGAGGCGCGGCTGCGCGGCCTCGTGCTTGAAGCGGCCGAGCGCGGTGCGCTTGCGCGGGGTCGAGTCCGGGTCGTACGGGTCGAGTTCGACGACCCAGCCGAAGCGGTTGGCCTCGTTGGGCTCCTGGGCGAGGTCGAAGCGGCGGTCGAACCGCTCCCACTTGCGCTCGGAGGCGGCGCCGGTCACGCCGTACCGCTTGAGGCGGGCGGCGGTGGTCGGGTCGGTGACCTTGTCCGCGTTGCCGAAGTACTGGTTGAAGTTCTCCTCGCCGTGCAGGGTCGTGCCCCACGGGGTGGTGCCGCCCGAGCAGTTGTTGAGGGTGCCGAGGACCGTGGTGCCGCGCGGGTCGGCCTTCGTGCGGACGAGGTCGCTGCCCGCGACGGGCCCGGAGAGCCGGAACCGGCTGGTGACGGTGAGCCGCCGGTTGAGCTGGTGCCGCGACACGGCCCGCAGCTTCCCGCTCCGCCGCTCCCCCTCCACGACGACCACGGACAGACCGTGGGCGGCCCAGGCGATCTCGACCTGCTCGCGGGTGGGGTTCGCGGGGTCGTACCCCTTGAACATCAAGACCTCGTCCGTGTACTCGTGGTTGGCGACGAGGACCTGACGGCCGTGCTCGCGCCGGAGCGGCAGCAGACTGAGGAAGTCGTTGTTGTACCCGAACTGCCCGGCCTGGGCCGCCGCGGTCTGCTTCTCGGCATCGAAGGCGGGCGCGCC
The window above is part of the Streptomyces venezuelae genome. Proteins encoded here:
- a CDS encoding PhoX family protein; this encodes MPKLLPIITSHQGSGGRSALTCRFRCGDACFGEVPNTSDNAYVGDVIAGALSRRSMMRAAAVVTVATAAGGAVLAGPGAGEAAAAVPAGTAASHGRGKGHKHKGARGLRFNPVAPNTADTVTVPDGYEQNVVIRWGEPILRGAPAFDAEKQTAAAQAGQFGYNNDFLSLLPLRREHGRQVLVANHEYTDEVLMFKGYDPANPTREQVEIAWAAHGLSVVVVEGERRSGKLRAVSRHQLNRRLTVTSRFRLSGPVAGSDLVRTKADPRGTTVLGTLNNCSGGTTPWGTTLHGEENFNQYFGNADKVTDPTTAARLKRYGVTGAASERKWERFDRRFDLAQEPNEANRFGWVVELDPYDPDSTPRKRTALGRFKHEAAQPRLTHDGRPVVYMGDDEKFDYFYKFVSSKRMAKGTSRAAHEHNLTLLDEGTLYVAKLTGDSPADEIDGKGTLPDDGEFDGSGKWIPLATAGPGGKAVSHVDGMTAEEVYVFTRFAGDKVGATKMDRPEDIEPSPHTGKVYVALTNNSDRGKAGKAGADEANPRNLNKHGQILELTERRNRADATTFAWSLFLVAGDPNDPATYFAGFPKERVSPISCPDNVAFDPHGNLWISTDGNQLGSHDGLFGVATRGDRRGELKQFLTMPTGAETCGPLVQDRRVLVSVQHPGEVDGASVEKPASAWPDGPGKIVRPAVVSVWREDGCDIGV